Proteins found in one Quercus robur chromosome 2, dhQueRobu3.1, whole genome shotgun sequence genomic segment:
- the LOC126715781 gene encoding calmodulin-binding protein 60 B: MQTRLMERTNSMRGKRSLDGGGGGGDDEQPERKRPALASVIVEALKVDSLQKLCSSLEPILRRVVSEEVERALAKLGPARLNGRSSPKRIEGPDGRNLQLHFRSRLSLPLFTGGKVEGEQGAAIHVVLIDASTGVVVTSGPEASVKLDVVVLEGDFNNEDDEDWTQEEFESHVVKEREGKRPLLTGDLQLTLKEGVGTLGELTFTDNSSWIRSRKFRLGLKVATGFCEGIHIREAKTEAFTVKDHRGELYKKHYPPTLNDEVWRLEKIGKDGSFHKRLNQAGIFSVEEFLRLVVRDQQKLRTILGSGMSNKMWEALLEHAKTCVLSGKFFVYYHDDTRNTGAVFNNIYELSGLINGEQYFSADSLSDSQKVYLDTLVKKAYEHWEQVVEYDGKSLMSFKENKKSSTLRNDQNMGIVDYSNALNHQLPLPRLPVPLEQPPLDSGLPVGGYNDNLATRYSTQPQIVNSNSRSQFDSTSFVPHDHMITNSHQPQSTRNNNSAVGLALGPSQPSTSGLQNINSTLTPATLNPFDEWSQNRDKGVEDFFSEEEIRIRSHEMLENEDMQHLLRLFSMGGHASINVPEDAYQFTPYVQSPMPSFDEDRGRSGKAVVGWLKIKAAMRWGFFIRKKAAEKRAQLVELDDE; encoded by the exons ATGCAGACTAGGTTAATGGAGAGGACTAATTCCATGAGAGGGAAGAGGAGTTTagatggtggtggaggtggaggagaCGACGAGCAGCCGGAGCGGAAGCGGCCTGCTCTTGCTAG TGTAATTGTTGAGGCCCTGAAGGTGGACAGTTTGCAAAAGCTCTGCTCGTCTTTGGAACCTATTCTTCGTAGAGTT GTCAGTGAAGAAGTGGAACGTGCTTTGGCAAAGTTAGGCCCTGCTAGACTCAATGGAAG GTCTTCCCCAAAACGAATTGAAGGTCCAGATGGACGAAACTTGCAGCTGCACTTTAGGTCCAGATTGTCTCTTCCTCTCTTCACAGGAGGGAAAGTAGAAGGCGAGCAGGGTGCTGCAATCCATGTTGTTTTGATTGATGCAAGCACTGGCGTTGTTGTGACATCTGGACCTGAAGCCTCTGTCAAACTAGACGTTGTTGTGCTTGAAGGTGATTTTAATAATGAGGATGATGAAGACTGGACTCAAGAAGAGTTCGAAAGCCATGTGGTGAAAGAGCGTGAAGGTAAGAGGCCTTTGTTGACTGGAGACCTACAATTGACGCTCAAGGAAGGGGTAGGGACGTTGGGGGAGCTCACGTTTACGGATAACTCAAGTTGGATAAGGAGCAGGAAGTTCCGGCTTGGCTTGAAGGTTGCCACTGGATTTTGTGAGGGCATACACATACGTGAAGCAAAGACAGAAGCTTTTACTGTTAAAGATCACAGAGGGGAAT TGTACAAGAAACACTATCCCCCTACATTAAATGATGAAGTATGGAGATTAGAGAAAATTGGCAAGGATGGGTCATTCCACAAGAGGCTAAACCAGGCAGGAATATTCTCGGTTGAAGAGTTTCTTCGGCTTGTGGTCCGAGATCAGCAAAAACTTCGGACT ATCCTTGgaagtggaatgtcaaataaAATGTGGGAAGCTCTCTTAGAGCATGCAAAGACCTGTGTCCTGAGTGGGAAGTTTTTTGTTTACTATCATGATGATACAAGAAATACTGGTGCTGTTTTTAACAACATCTATGAACTGAGTGGCCTTATTAATGGGGAGCAATATTTTTCTGCCGATTCTCTTTCTGACAGCCAGAAG GTGTATTTGGATACATTGGTGAAGAAAGCTTATGAGCATTGGGAACAAGTTGTAGAATATGATGGCAAGTCACTTATGAGCTTCAAGGAGAATAAGAAGTCCAGTACATTGCGGAATGACCAAAACATGGGGATAGTTGATTACTCTAATGCATTAAATCATCAACTGCCACTACCACGCTTGCCAGTTCCTTTGGAGCAACCTCCACTGGATTCTGGCTTACCTGTTGGAG GGTATAATGATAACCTGGCAACAAGGTATTCAACACAGCCGCAGAttgtaaattcaaattctcGTAGCCAATTTGATAGCACTTCTTTTGTACCACATGACCATATGATCACCAATTCTCACCAGCCCCAAAGCACAAGAAATAATAACAGTGCTGTTGGGCTGGCCCTTGGTCCCTCACAACCATCTACATCAGGACTTCAGAATATCAACTCTACACTTACACCAGCTACTCTTAATCCTTTTGATGAGTGGTCACAAAACCGGGACAAGGGAGTTGAAGACTTCTTTTCTGAGGAAGAGATTCGCATCAGAAGTCATGAGATGCTTGAGAATGAGGATATGCAGCACTTGCTCCGACTCTTCAGTATGGGAGGTCATGCCTCCATTAATGTGCCGGAGGATGCGTATCAGTTCACACCATACGTGCAATCACCAATGCCAAGCTTTGATGAGGATCGTGGCCGATCTGGAAAAGCTGTTGTGGGTTGGCTGAAGATAAAGGCGGCTATGAGGTGGGGCTTCTTTATCAGGAAGAAAGCAGCTGAGAAGCGGGCTCAGCTTGTTGAGTTAGATGATGAATAG
- the LOC126715783 gene encoding probable xyloglucan endotransglucosylase/hydrolase protein 23 isoform X1 — MASPSTSSNVKLMLLLPILVSYLIVATVGNLNQNFDITWGDGRANILNNGELLTLKLDKASGSGFQSKNEYLFGKIDMQLKLVPGNSAGTVTAYYLSSKGSTWDEIDFEFLGNLSGDPYILHTNVFSQGKGNREQQFYLWFDPTADFHTYSILWNPQRIIYSVDGTPIREFKNSESIGVPFPKNQPMKIYSSLWNADDWATRGGLVKTDWSQAPFTASYRNFKADACTWSSGASSCSSTTPSPSNNSSSWLSQELDSASQERLKWVQKNYMIYNYCSDTKRFPQGLPPECSA, encoded by the exons ATGGCTTctccttccacttcttcaaatGTTAAATTGATGCTTCTTCTGCCTATTCTTGTTAGTTATTTGATAGTTGCTACTGTTGGCAACTTGAACCAAAACTTTGACATTACATGGGGAGATGGCCGGGCTAACATACTCAACAATGGTGAGCTTCTTACTCTCAAACTTGACAAAGCCTCTGGCTCAGGATTCCAATCCAAGAATGAGTACCTCTTTGGAAAGATAGATATGCAGCTCAAGCTAGTTCCTGGAAACTCTGCTGGCACTGTTACTGCCTACTAT TTATCTTCTAAAGGATCAACATGGGATGAGATAGACTTTGAGTTCTTGGGAAATCTTAGCGGTGATCCTTACATCCTTCACACTAATGTCTTCAGCCAAGGAAAAGGCAACAGAGAGCAACAGTTCTATCTCTGGTTTGACCCAACAGCAGATTTTCATACCTATTCCATCCTTTGGAATCCCCAGCGCATTAT ATACTCTGTGGATGGCACTCCCATTAGAGAGTTCAAGAACTCAGAGTCAATTGGGGTTCCATTTCCAAAGAACCAGCCAATGAAAATATACTCTAGCCTCTGGAATGCTGATGATTGGGCAACAAGAGGTGGACTTGTCAAGACAGACTGGAGCCAAGCACCCTTTACTGCTTCATACAGAAACTTCAAAGCTGATGCTTGCACATGGTCTTCTGGAGCATCTTCTTGTAGTTCAACCACTCCTTCACCTTCCAACAATAGTAGTTCATGGCTTTCACAAGAGCTGGACAGTGCAAGTCAAGAGAGACTGAAATGGGTGCAGAAGAACTACATGATATATAATTACTGTTCAGACACTAAGAGATTTCCCCAGGGCCTCCCTCCTGAATGTAGCGCTTGA